In one window of Fusobacteria bacterium ZRK30 DNA:
- a CDS encoding formate/nitrite transporter family protein yields MYAETLEKLSNAAFGKKKLIEESKGKYFLASVMAGLYVGLGIFLIMTIGGLTKGMGPHFKIFIGLGFGIALSLVLVIGSELFTGNNMIMSAGLANKKVSLKDTLKVWGTSYIGNLVGSTIIGMLYVFSGAPKGKVGEFIVALSKAKMSGDPTSLFFKGVLCNILVCLAVLAYIKMKSESGKLIMIFWCLFAFITSGYEHSIANMSIFTAGLLLNHGPEVSLAGYGHNMLWVTLGNVVGGGAIGLVYWYMGRKSK; encoded by the coding sequence ATGTATGCAGAAACACTGGAAAAATTATCTAATGCGGCATTTGGAAAAAAGAAACTGATAGAAGAGAGTAAGGGTAAATATTTTTTAGCATCTGTTATGGCAGGACTTTATGTAGGATTGGGGATATTTCTTATAATGACTATTGGTGGGTTAACCAAGGGGATGGGTCCACATTTTAAAATATTTATAGGTTTAGGTTTTGGAATTGCACTGAGTCTTGTTTTAGTTATTGGATCTGAGCTTTTTACAGGAAATAATATGATCATGAGTGCAGGACTTGCAAATAAAAAAGTATCTTTAAAGGATACATTGAAAGTATGGGGAACAAGTTATATAGGAAACTTAGTGGGATCTACTATCATAGGAATGTTATATGTATTCAGTGGTGCTCCTAAAGGTAAGGTAGGAGAATTTATTGTAGCTCTTTCAAAGGCTAAGATGTCTGGAGATCCTACATCTTTATTTTTTAAAGGTGTTTTATGTAATATCTTAGTTTGTTTAGCGGTATTAGCTTATATCAAGATGAAGAGTGAATCAGGAAAATTAATTATGATATTTTGGTGTCTATTTGCATTTATTACATCTGGATATGAGCATAGTATAGCTAATATGTCTATATTTACTGCTGGTCTGTTACTTAACCATGGTCCTGAAGTATCTTTAGCTGGGTATGGACATAATATGCTTTGGGTAACTTTAGGTAATGTTGTAGGTGGAGGAGCTATAGGATTGGTATATTGGTATATGGGCAGAAAGTCTAAATAG
- the asrA gene encoding anaerobic sulfite reductase subunit AsrA: MKISMNKINFNESLKKLEKKYKIYAPKLFPFAGRCSDTDLVRYAEVSTIEEMVFDKKSNFSPKEILLPQTETMFYFTEKEYKEPDVEEKGTLVFLKSCDLHSVKRFDEIYLKNKFSDIYYSQRRDKIKFVVVGCKTGFDSCFCVSMGTNIPEDYHMGINIREDEVELEILDEGLKANFQGQDKEFEIDKVVINKIELKVPDEINLEDVINLDLWREYDKRCVACGKCNFVCPTCTCTTTQDIFYSENENTGERRRVWASCHVDGFTDMAGGHEFRKKHGDRMRFKTMHKIGDFKKRFGYHMCTGCGRCDDACPEYISFSNCIKKLTAALGGEDE, translated from the coding sequence TTGAAAATTTCAATGAATAAGATAAATTTTAATGAAAGTTTGAAAAAATTGGAAAAGAAGTACAAGATATATGCACCTAAACTTTTCCCATTTGCTGGGAGATGTTCTGATACAGATTTAGTAAGATATGCGGAAGTATCAACTATAGAAGAGATGGTGTTTGATAAAAAATCTAATTTTTCACCTAAAGAAATATTACTGCCGCAGACGGAAACGATGTTTTATTTTACAGAGAAGGAATACAAGGAACCAGATGTAGAGGAAAAAGGTACTTTAGTCTTTTTAAAATCTTGTGATCTTCACAGTGTTAAAAGATTTGATGAAATTTATTTAAAAAATAAATTTTCTGATATCTACTACAGCCAAAGAAGAGATAAGATAAAATTTGTTGTTGTGGGCTGTAAAACGGGTTTTGATAGTTGTTTCTGTGTAAGCATGGGGACTAACATTCCTGAAGACTATCATATGGGAATAAACATAAGAGAAGATGAAGTGGAGTTAGAGATCTTAGATGAAGGGTTAAAGGCTAATTTCCAGGGACAAGATAAAGAATTTGAAATAGATAAAGTTGTTATAAATAAGATTGAATTAAAAGTTCCAGATGAGATAAATTTAGAAGATGTAATCAATCTGGATCTATGGAGAGAATATGATAAAAGATGTGTAGCCTGTGGTAAATGTAACTTTGTCTGTCCAACTTGTACATGTACAACTACTCAGGACATCTTCTACAGTGAAAATGAAAATACAGGTGAGAGAAGAAGAGTCTGGGCATCATGTCATGTAGATGGATTTACAGATATGGCAGGAGGTCATGAGTTTAGAAAAAAACATGGTGACAGGATGAGATTTAAAACTATGCATAAAATTGGAGATTTTAAAAAGAGGTTTGGATATCACATGTGTACAGGTTGCGGGAGATGTGACGATGCCTGTCCTGAATATATTTCTTTTTCAAATTGTATAAAAAAATTAACAGCAGCATTAGGAGGAGAAGATGAATAA
- the asrB gene encoding anaerobic sulfite reductase subunit AsrB — protein MNNIYMPSPYKILDIQQVTNIEWLFKVEFDRADEINYGQFIQISIPKVGEAPISVTEFNVEEGWIEFLIRKVGKVTDVLFDLKAGDTLFLRGPYGNGFPFDEKYKDKHLVIVAGGSGCGPVRSMINAVHKKFKSVKKMELILGFKDTNCIIFKDEITSWQEENNLVLTVDKMCEGDTCDLGINEGLVTQHVDKLDLSNIDDLEVVIVGPPMMMKFAAIEFEKHGVPEDKIWLSFERKMSCAVGKCGHCKIDETYVCLEGPVFNYTKGKKLLD, from the coding sequence ATGAATAATATTTATATGCCCAGTCCTTATAAAATTTTGGATATTCAACAGGTAACAAATATAGAATGGCTTTTTAAGGTTGAGTTTGATAGAGCTGATGAGATCAACTACGGTCAGTTTATTCAAATATCAATTCCTAAAGTTGGAGAAGCTCCTATTTCGGTGACAGAATTCAATGTAGAAGAGGGATGGATAGAATTTTTAATCAGAAAAGTTGGGAAAGTTACAGATGTTTTATTTGATCTAAAGGCGGGAGATACACTATTCTTGAGAGGACCTTATGGAAATGGATTCCCATTTGATGAAAAATATAAGGATAAACATCTGGTAATCGTAGCAGGAGGATCTGGATGCGGTCCGGTAAGATCTATGATTAATGCAGTTCACAAAAAGTTTAAATCTGTTAAAAAGATGGAACTTATCCTGGGATTTAAAGATACTAATTGTATAATCTTTAAGGATGAGATTACAAGCTGGCAGGAAGAAAATAACTTGGTACTTACTGTAGATAAGATGTGTGAAGGAGACACCTGTGATCTAGGAATCAATGAGGGCCTTGTAACACAGCATGTAGATAAGCTAGACCTGTCAAATATAGATGATTTAGAAGTAGTAATTGTGGGACCACCTATGATGATGAAGTTCGCAGCTATTGAATTTGAAAAACATGGAGTACCTGAAGATAAGATATGGTTATCCTTTGAAAGAAAGATGTCATGTGCTGTAGGGAAATGCGGTCATTGTAAGATAGATGAAACATATGTATGTTTAGAAGGGCCTGTGTTTAACTATACAAAGGGTAAAAAACTTTTAGATTAA
- the asrC gene encoding sulfite reductase subunit C translates to MTLDINIKKIKKNAYRVSKDRDVTALRVRVPGGEITGDLIEIVSKIANTYGDGRIHLTTRQGFEILGIKWEDIDKVNLMVAPLMDKLEINHVDANAGYPAAGTRNIAACIGNKVCLKAQYNTTEFAKKIEKSIFPHDFHFKVALTGCPNDCQKVRSNDFGIIGMTLPKLDASKCVSCGRCVKKCKGLSTGALTSVNYKPQRDHERCIGCGECVLNCPTSAWTRDPKKYYRLAIMGRTGKRNPRLAEDWIIWADEASIIKIIKNTYDYVDKYIDRSLPKEHIGYIVDRTGFMEFKKWALKGVDLPEYSVMKNNVYWSGMKYPGIK, encoded by the coding sequence ATGACTTTGGATATAAATATAAAAAAAATAAAGAAAAATGCCTATAGAGTGAGTAAAGATAGAGACGTAACTGCTTTAAGAGTGAGAGTTCCTGGAGGAGAGATTACAGGGGATCTAATAGAGATAGTATCTAAAATAGCAAATACTTATGGGGATGGAAGAATCCACCTGACCACCAGACAAGGATTTGAAATTTTAGGGATAAAGTGGGAAGATATAGATAAAGTAAACCTTATGGTAGCTCCTTTAATGGATAAATTAGAAATAAATCATGTTGATGCTAATGCAGGATATCCAGCAGCAGGAACAAGAAATATAGCTGCCTGTATCGGTAACAAAGTATGTTTAAAAGCTCAATATAACACTACTGAATTTGCAAAAAAAATTGAAAAATCAATATTCCCTCATGATTTTCATTTTAAAGTTGCACTTACGGGCTGTCCAAATGACTGCCAGAAAGTAAGAAGTAATGATTTTGGAATAATTGGGATGACACTGCCTAAGCTGGATGCATCCAAATGTGTATCTTGTGGAAGATGTGTAAAAAAATGTAAAGGTCTGTCTACAGGGGCGTTAACATCTGTTAACTATAAACCTCAAAGAGATCATGAGAGATGTATAGGGTGTGGAGAGTGTGTTTTAAACTGTCCTACATCTGCCTGGACTAGAGATCCTAAAAAATATTATAGATTAGCTATTATGGGAAGAACTGGAAAAAGAAACCCTCGTTTAGCCGAAGACTGGATTATCTGGGCTGATGAAGCTAGTATCATAAAGATTATTAAAAATACTTATGATTATGTAGATAAATATATCGATAGAAGCTTGCCAAAAGAGCATATAGGGTATATAGTAGATAGGACAGGATTTATGGAGTTTAAAAAGTGGGCTCTAAAAGGTGTGGACCTGCCTGAATATTCTGTTATGAAAAATAATGTATATTGGTCTGGTATGAAATATCCTGGAATAAAGTAG
- a CDS encoding CbiX/SirB N-terminal domain-containing protein, giving the protein MRGILVVGHGSRVLEVNEKFKELIKILRESTGKDVRGANLTLADPKLEEVIRSMYAEGFREITVIPYFLSDGSHVTEHIPRILKEMESSLENLSFLLESSLLLNSLVIKAVEEKINNN; this is encoded by the coding sequence ATGAGAGGAATCTTAGTAGTAGGACATGGAAGTAGAGTTTTAGAAGTAAATGAAAAATTTAAAGAATTGATTAAAATTTTAAGGGAAAGTACAGGAAAAGATGTCAGGGGAGCAAATTTAACTCTGGCTGACCCAAAACTAGAGGAAGTTATACGGTCTATGTACGCTGAGGGATTTAGAGAAATTACAGTAATTCCCTATTTCTTATCTGATGGATCCCATGTTACAGAACATATTCCCAGAATTTTAAAAGAGATGGAATCAAGTTTGGAAAATTTAAGTTTTTTATTGGAGAGTTCATTATTACTTAATTCACTTGTAATAAAAGCTGTAGAGGAAAAGATTAATAATAATTAA
- a CDS encoding leucyl aminopeptidase: protein MNINLVKDFNKIYDAYVMPKFEGEVHIYDGLTDEEKIVLERLIEKKEFTGKKKTSISCELMHKGKLVNITYIGLGKRDKLKTYDVIEAFYKELKGLEGDILIGTHGVEVTQVVEAVHYAKYDFNKYKTDKKEKKESSFDIFVEEDTDAICEGVALAEAVMLTRDLVNEPANVIFPESLAHEVKVLGEKYEFEVEIFDEEKITELKMEAFLSVARAAEKRPKFIVMRHLGDPSNPTEIHGLVGKGLTYDTGGLSLKPSAGMANMKTDMGGAATVIGAMCALSRMKVKKNIVTVVAACENSIGGNAYRPGDIIGSMGGKTIEVDNTDAEGRLTLIDAVHYIINHENVKEVIDVATLTGAVLVALGMSTTGVLANNDEMYKDLERASETAGERVWRLPNFPEYKELYKSKIADLKNTGGRFAGSITAGMFIEEFVGDTPWMHLDIAGTSSTDAPYGYYANGGTGQIVRTLYNYYLKK from the coding sequence ATGAATATTAACTTAGTAAAGGACTTTAACAAGATCTACGATGCATATGTAATGCCAAAATTCGAAGGAGAGGTACATATCTACGACGGATTAACCGATGAGGAAAAGATAGTTTTAGAAAGATTGATTGAAAAAAAAGAATTTACAGGTAAAAAGAAAACATCTATCAGCTGTGAATTGATGCATAAGGGAAAATTAGTTAACATAACTTATATTGGTCTTGGGAAAAGAGATAAATTAAAGACCTATGATGTAATAGAAGCTTTCTACAAGGAACTTAAAGGTTTAGAGGGAGATATCTTAATAGGAACTCATGGTGTAGAAGTTACCCAGGTAGTAGAAGCTGTACACTATGCTAAATATGATTTCAACAAATATAAAACAGATAAAAAAGAAAAGAAGGAATCTAGCTTTGATATCTTTGTAGAGGAAGATACAGATGCTATCTGTGAAGGGGTAGCTTTAGCAGAAGCAGTAATGTTAACCAGGGATCTGGTAAATGAACCTGCAAATGTTATTTTCCCTGAGAGCTTAGCCCATGAAGTTAAGGTATTAGGAGAAAAATATGAGTTTGAAGTAGAAATATTTGATGAAGAAAAAATTACAGAATTAAAGATGGAAGCATTTTTATCAGTAGCCAGAGCTGCTGAAAAAAGACCTAAGTTTATCGTTATGAGACACCTGGGAGACCCTTCAAACCCTACAGAGATCCATGGATTAGTAGGAAAGGGGTTAACATATGATACAGGTGGGTTATCATTAAAACCTAGTGCAGGAATGGCTAATATGAAAACAGATATGGGAGGAGCTGCTACTGTTATAGGAGCTATGTGTGCTCTTTCTAGAATGAAAGTAAAGAAAAACATAGTAACTGTAGTCGCTGCGTGTGAAAACTCAATTGGAGGGAATGCTTATAGACCGGGAGATATCATTGGATCTATGGGAGGAAAAACTATAGAGGTAGATAATACAGATGCTGAAGGAAGATTAACTCTTATTGATGCAGTACACTATATCATCAACCATGAGAATGTAAAGGAAGTAATAGATGTAGCTACACTTACAGGAGCAGTATTAGTGGCCCTGGGGATGTCTACAACAGGTGTATTAGCAAATAATGACGAGATGTATAAAGACTTAGAGAGAGCTTCTGAGACAGCAGGTGAAAGAGTATGGAGATTACCTAACTTCCCTGAGTATAAGGAACTTTATAAATCTAAGATAGCTGACCTTAAAAATACAGGTGGAAGATTTGCCGGAAGTATCACAGCAGGAATGTTTATAGAGGAATTTGTAGGAGATACTCCTTGGATGCATCTTGATATTGCAGGAACATCATCTACAGATGCACCATATGGTTATTATGCTAATGGTGGTACCGGTCAAATAGTAAGAACTCTTTATAATTATTATTTAAAGAAGTAG
- a CDS encoding autotransporter outer membrane beta-barrel domain-containing protein — translation MKRNNENALKRFLKRKIRITEAIVVTFLIAGTTTYSERFVIDESNSPEDGIFTVTSEEIYNGGIDIKVPNITLNNNGNIITTLGFDATYISTGFRAENQRNGVYTTAENVEINNNGIIKGNTDITISLPESGRGQTSLEIKSSSNGVYGNVGENRGLIMGRLNVKTSGSPYCSHAYLDSNLSGNGVYGNVGKNRGTIIGELNVVTGVSTTSSISNLDYSGNGIYGNVEENTGLIRGLVNINTGDSKGSARSSGESSTNGVFGDINNNSGVIIGELNETTGNSTSNTYLTADSSANLRYSVNGVYGNVGENTGLIKSLINTTTGNSLSSSSSSSVSSKAANVNSGNGILGDVGENSGVIINKMYLSSGNSNKNNISINYSGNGVYGNLQKNSGVIESKLHLVSGLSSSNSSASSSVFARFSGNSVYKKVEENNGVLDNMQEHISSSYSTIQYSNNGVYEGINNNSGLIKSMFKATTSDSPLGDESYSSLYLTSNGVRKEIGTNNGLISGISHASIGDSSNSYSSVMLSSNGVYGEVETNNGSITGINIADTGNYSKDGDVTLLKDYKKINFSGNGIAFSKYTKNMKNTGLVAGSESAIAIKNSDSLTGSITNYGILAGREIIGDGTEIIAYDRPTDEIRDYGNYQGLSKVELSENQYKNYGIEIQFEDVFSDEDRTNDNERTIGEITNGSGGTFDIDGTSYTVLNTEIDTSGTDSYKVVDVDTAYDNHIINGAGVGTGVITLEDTNVTLNNSIVNGYEKAVTLSEGSKLVARDTIFNGGGIGTPDDRSDDIFTYRNIIEGDNTSNTIELSGNSIINGIIDLKEGDDIVTIKDNTILNGNVILGAGKDTMVVSTDSQINNDVYGGQGDDILKLGDLPISQNPLLKTTVNERSLNIYHTISDFENLNIEGSVTLYETAKVEGGESIHIEKNSSLNLRVDPTKTDDDDKVIGHALYDSGATITGESAAGLSIEDDTNKGVLNLVTNGLGGGAIISMGNTTLDNKLYVRTDSILCRAQVDGSDVTVVVGDGLDWVFGEPEFVRPGVDPIDPTDPVDPTDPIDPPTDPIDPDKPTVPEWAIGSHYEKIDLIYKSAFSSDDSGLIIDALYPTVNINDKSQDEAGENLLVLLNDIFMANPYGYAARTSKDSMGLFNEMVLNNPFRANEGNWMIYGGLTFGGDDYDSGYKNHIKGSYYGFDDYGIDINTDSDIYGGYALAEYGLSKDTSIGFIAGGANSNTSISNGSKIDGDSIYVGGYTKTEKNNFRLIAGLGYQYGDYDTIRVAGNSYQSNKYEEEISTNGFTAYAGLTYDYAINDKWSLEPKVNLSYARISQESVEEEGALSIETDKESFNYVDTELGMDLVRNIPFEDGEGKVKLGVSYVYALDGSDNDYVTGRFQGGSDFDILVPEREKGTIKIKGSFDVEHNNGVIYSVGGGYLPSENRDEYYMSLGMGFKFNDIGDFIPTGVNN, via the coding sequence ATGAAAAGGAATAACGAAAATGCACTAAAACGTTTTTTAAAGAGAAAAATACGAATAACAGAAGCAATAGTAGTTACCTTCTTAATAGCAGGGACTACAACCTATAGTGAAAGATTTGTAATCGATGAAAGTAACAGCCCAGAAGATGGAATATTTACTGTTACATCTGAGGAGATCTATAATGGTGGGATAGACATAAAGGTTCCCAATATAACATTAAATAATAATGGAAATATTATTACTACATTAGGTTTTGACGCTACATATATCAGTACTGGTTTTAGAGCAGAAAATCAAAGAAATGGAGTATATACAACAGCAGAAAATGTTGAAATAAATAATAATGGAATAATAAAAGGGAATACTGATATCACTATTTCTTTACCTGAATCAGGAAGGGGTCAAACAAGTCTTGAAATTAAATCTTCTTCTAATGGAGTATACGGGAATGTAGGAGAAAACAGAGGTCTTATAATGGGAAGGTTAAATGTAAAAACAAGTGGATCACCCTATTGTTCGCATGCATATTTAGACTCAAACTTATCTGGAAATGGAGTCTATGGAAACGTAGGAAAAAATAGAGGTACAATAATTGGAGAGCTTAATGTTGTTACTGGAGTTTCGACTACATCATCAATCTCAAATTTAGATTACTCTGGAAATGGAATTTATGGAAATGTAGAAGAAAATACTGGACTTATAAGAGGTTTAGTAAATATTAACACTGGTGATTCAAAAGGTAGTGCAAGGAGCTCTGGAGAGAGTAGTACTAATGGAGTTTTTGGAGATATTAATAATAATAGTGGAGTTATAATTGGAGAGCTCAATGAAACCACTGGTAATTCAACATCAAATACATATTTAACTGCGGATTCAAGTGCAAATTTAAGATACTCTGTAAATGGAGTTTATGGAAATGTAGGAGAAAACACTGGACTTATAAAAAGTTTAATAAATACTACTACTGGTAATTCTTTATCATCGTCATCGTCATCGTCAGTGTCCTCAAAGGCAGCTAATGTAAACAGTGGAAATGGGATCCTTGGAGACGTAGGAGAAAATAGTGGAGTTATAATAAATAAGATGTACCTTAGTAGTGGTAACTCAAATAAGAATAACATTTCTATAAATTATTCAGGTAATGGTGTATATGGAAATCTTCAAAAAAATAGTGGGGTTATAGAAAGTAAACTTCATTTAGTTAGTGGATTATCATCAAGTAATTCTTCAGCTAGTTCTTCTGTATTTGCTCGTTTTTCAGGGAATAGTGTATATAAAAAAGTTGAAGAAAACAATGGAGTTTTAGATAATATGCAAGAACATATTTCTTCCTCATACTCAACAATCCAATATTCAAATAATGGTGTGTATGAAGGAATAAATAATAATAGTGGTCTTATCAAAAGTATGTTTAAAGCAACTACCAGTGATTCTCCTCTAGGAGACGAGTCATATTCAAGTTTATATTTAACTAGCAATGGTGTACGTAAAGAGATAGGAACTAACAATGGACTTATAAGTGGTATATCCCACGCTAGTATCGGTGATTCATCAAATTCATACTCATCAGTAATGTTATCTAGTAATGGAGTCTATGGCGAGGTAGAAACTAATAATGGAAGTATAACAGGGATAAACATAGCAGATACAGGAAATTACTCTAAAGATGGTGATGTTACTCTTTTAAAAGACTATAAAAAAATCAACTTTTCAGGTAATGGTATCGCTTTTAGTAAATATACTAAAAATATGAAGAATACTGGATTAGTTGCAGGAAGCGAAAGTGCTATAGCTATAAAAAATAGTGATTCTCTTACTGGAAGTATCACTAACTATGGTATCTTAGCAGGACGGGAGATTATAGGAGATGGTACAGAGATTATCGCCTATGATAGACCTACAGATGAGATAAGGGATTATGGTAATTATCAAGGATTATCTAAAGTTGAACTTAGTGAAAATCAATATAAAAATTATGGAATAGAGATTCAGTTTGAAGATGTTTTTAGTGATGAAGACAGAACCAACGATAATGAGAGAACTATCGGTGAAATAACTAATGGTTCTGGAGGGACATTTGATATTGATGGAACTAGTTATACTGTTTTAAATACAGAGATCGATACTAGCGGTACTGATAGTTACAAAGTAGTAGATGTTGATACAGCATATGATAATCATATAATAAATGGTGCAGGAGTTGGTACTGGAGTTATTACACTGGAAGATACTAATGTTACACTAAATAACTCTATAGTTAATGGATATGAAAAAGCAGTTACACTAAGTGAAGGTTCTAAATTAGTAGCTAGAGACACTATCTTTAATGGAGGAGGAATAGGGACTCCTGATGACAGAAGTGATGATATCTTCACCTACAGGAATATTATAGAGGGAGATAATACAAGTAACACTATTGAACTTTCAGGTAATTCAATAATAAATGGAATAATTGATCTTAAAGAAGGAGATGATATAGTTACTATAAAAGACAACACTATATTAAATGGAAATGTAATTTTAGGTGCAGGAAAGGACACAATGGTAGTTTCTACTGATTCACAAATAAATAATGATGTCTATGGTGGTCAAGGAGATGATATCCTCAAATTAGGAGACCTTCCTATAAGCCAAAATCCGTTATTAAAAACAACAGTAAATGAAAGATCACTAAATATCTATCATACTATTAGTGATTTTGAAAACCTAAATATAGAAGGATCAGTAACTTTATATGAGACAGCTAAGGTAGAAGGGGGAGAAAGTATCCATATAGAGAAAAACAGCAGTCTTAATCTAAGGGTAGACCCTACAAAAACAGATGACGATGACAAAGTCATAGGGCATGCATTATATGATAGTGGAGCGACAATCACTGGAGAATCAGCAGCAGGGTTGTCTATTGAGGATGATACAAATAAAGGTGTTCTAAATCTAGTTACCAATGGATTGGGAGGTGGAGCTATTATCTCTATGGGCAATACCACTTTAGATAATAAATTATATGTGAGAACAGATTCAATTCTATGTAGAGCTCAGGTAGATGGTAGTGATGTAACAGTAGTAGTAGGAGATGGATTAGACTGGGTATTTGGTGAACCAGAATTTGTAAGACCGGGAGTAGACCCAATAGATCCCACTGATCCAGTAGACCCAACTGATCCTATTGACCCTCCTACTGATCCTATTGATCCAGATAAACCAACAGTTCCAGAATGGGCAATAGGTAGTCACTATGAGAAGATAGATTTAATATATAAAAGTGCATTTTCTAGTGATGATTCAGGTCTTATTATAGACGCTCTTTATCCTACAGTTAATATAAATGATAAATCTCAAGATGAAGCAGGGGAAAATTTATTAGTGCTCCTAAACGATATCTTTATGGCAAATCCATATGGTTATGCAGCGAGAACTTCTAAAGACAGTATGGGTCTTTTTAACGAGATGGTCCTTAACAACCCATTCAGAGCCAATGAAGGAAACTGGATGATCTACGGCGGGCTGACATTTGGAGGAGACGATTATGATTCAGGGTACAAAAACCATATAAAGGGCAGTTATTATGGATTTGATGATTATGGTATAGATATTAATACAGATAGTGATATATACGGAGGATATGCTCTTGCAGAATACGGACTAAGTAAGGATACATCTATTGGGTTCATTGCAGGAGGAGCAAATAGTAATACAAGTATATCTAATGGGTCAAAGATAGATGGAGATAGTATCTATGTAGGAGGGTATACAAAAACAGAGAAAAACAACTTTAGATTAATAGCGGGATTAGGATATCAATATGGAGATTACGATACAATCAGGGTAGCAGGAAACAGCTATCAAAGTAACAAATATGAAGAGGAGATATCAACAAATGGATTTACAGCATATGCAGGATTGACTTATGACTATGCAATAAATGATAAATGGTCGTTAGAACCAAAAGTTAATTTGTCTTATGCCAGAATAAGTCAAGAATCAGTAGAAGAAGAGGGCGCTCTGAGTATAGAAACAGATAAAGAGTCATTTAATTATGTAGATACAGAGTTAGGAATGGATTTAGTAAGAAACATTCCATTTGAAGATGGAGAGGGAAAAGTTAAATTAGGAGTATCTTACGTTTATGCTTTAGATGGCAGTGATAATGATTATGTAACCGGAAGATTTCAGGGAGGATCGGATTTTGATATCTTAGTACCAGAAAGGGAAAAGGGAACAATAAAGATAAAGGGATCTTTTGATGTAGAGCATAATAATGGAGTAATCTATAGTGTAGGAGGAGGATATCTTCCTAGTGAAAATAGAGATGAATATTATATGAGTCTGGGAATGGGATTTAAGTTTAATGATATAGGAGATTTTATCCCAACCGGGGTTAATAACTAG
- a CDS encoding OmpA family protein, with amino-acid sequence MDKRALEIQKKALMEVKVTGHTDSTGSDAFNKKLSLKRAEPAKSRLSKILPEVEIITKGEGAD; translated from the coding sequence GTGGATAAAAGAGCTTTGGAGATACAAAAGAAGGCATTAATGGAAGTAAAGGTAACAGGCCATACAGATAGTACAGGATCGGATGCTTTTAATAAAAAATTATCCTTAAAAAGAGCAGAACCAGCTAAATCAAGGTTATCAAAAATCCTGCCGGAAGTAGAAATTATAACAAAGGGAGAAGGAGCTGACTAG
- a CDS encoding DUF4234 domain-containing protein produces the protein MLKKRSIGMCIVLSIITLGIYSLFWMVGLANDFASKNNEPAQGGKLILLTIITLGIYFLIWNYKMGTSIEKSGGKNEGTTYLVLSIVGLSIVSLALMQIQENELCELKSLEN, from the coding sequence ATGTTGAAAAAAAGAAGTATTGGAATGTGTATAGTTTTAAGTATTATTACTTTAGGAATTTATTCTCTATTTTGGATGGTAGGGCTAGCTAATGATTTTGCCAGCAAAAATAATGAACCTGCTCAAGGGGGGAAATTGATTTTATTGACAATAATAACTTTAGGAATTTATTTTTTGATTTGGAATTATAAAATGGGAACTTCTATTGAAAAATCAGGAGGAAAGAATGAAGGGACAACCTATTTAGTCTTATCTATTGTTGGTTTAAGTATTGTATCTTTAGCATTAATGCAAATACAAGAAAATGAATTATGTGAATTAAAAAGTCTTGAAAATTAA